GTGTCTACAAGAAACTATATGCCTCGCTGAACATAGTATTACATCTTTATGAAAATCTATATAGAGATTAGTTAGGTCACGACTGATGCAAAATTATGGCTTTCCTAAAATCAATAgaaaactattataaaatatcagCAAAATGGAATGCAGAGATTCATTTCAAAAAGATTGAATCAAGAATAAAATTTATCTTCCTTTCCCATTACATAATCGAACCAGTTGATATAAGAATACAAGGGTGTGTGCTTGTGTATTATAGAGTTTCCTGACCTTGTTCGTCGCCATTCCGCTGTTGTTAGACCTGCCAAACCCCAGTCTGTATCGCGAATTCCGAGTCGAACGTATATCGGAGCATCTGTAATGGTTTGTGTACTTGGAGATTTTTTCACGAACCTTGAACATATATATTTGCCTGATGAGCAGAGTTTGGGAGCCAGTTTTATTTTCTTAGATGTCACATCCAACCATTCTTTCCCTCGTCCATATGTTATCATTCCGACCTTAAATTCTTTGATAGTCCTTGTCAGATCTATTTCTGAGACGATACACGGAAAACTGCTGTATAGCTCCGCTGCCTCAGGAGCACCTGCTAGCTTTATGAGAGCAATGTCGTATCTTCTTTTGTTCCTCCTTTCGAATTCTGGGTGAATCACTACCTTGCTTATGCTACGGAGCTGTTCTCCGACATCCCCATCAAGATGCCCGATGGCAACCTTGTACTTATGTTGCGACTTTTGTATGGTTTTTCCCTGAATGCAACTAGCTCTTAGTGTGACCCATTTCTCGTCAAGTCGCACACCTGTGCACAAGACTGTCTCTGTATCTTGCTCTATCAACCGTGCATGCCAGTTGATTAACAGCCTCTTACCTCTGCAATAAGTACAGGTTCATAATATACCGCTAACATTTGAGTACGAGTTGCAACTAGACCTACACGATTTCCAAAAATCGCCAGGTAATTCAATATTGGAAATTTGCAATATTGAATCCGCGATATATCtaaaattgtctttttttaaacGATTCGTGATATATCACAATATTATTACTTacaaaaaactttcaagtttttatcaatatttgtttgtatattttaactttttaaaaaatggttttatGTTTGGAATAACTAGAAACATTTATGTCATGAATGCCGGTGTGCGCGGAAGGATATGGAATGAGTACATTATAATACTAGAAGACCTGTGCATTTTAATTCCAGTTTTTTTAATTCCAGTATCGCTCACTGAAAATCGTCAGGCGTGAGATAAATCGCCATTATGCGATTATATTGTTTATACCATTGGcgatatctctttaaatggtgGCAATTTTCAAATCATCTACCTTCAAAATCGCCACCAAACAATTCGCCATATTGAGAAGCTCTAGTTTCAGCCTTTATGCATCAGGTGAGTAGCGTAATATAACAATGAGTAATAAACAATCTGGCATCTCCAAATGAAATTTAAGAGTAAAACACTGACATATATGTCTGACACCACATCAAGAATGAAGCATGCCAATGAAGCCATCGGCATGCTGATAAAGATGGCCGCACCAAGTATTAGACTCATTTATACCTACCTATAGGTTGTGTTGTGTTGAGGAATTTGATCACATAGCAGCTTGGGCATGGCTGGCAGTGGACCAATAGGCATATCAGCAGATGCTATGCTTGATGTGAGAGGACGAGTTTGCAATGTTgtctttggagttgtcatctccgCTGTAATAGGTTTCATCGCTGTTGTTGTAGTTTTCATTTGTGAGGTTAGGTTCGCTGTACCACACAACACATCTGCTCCTAATGTCAGCATCTATGACAATGAAAACATCATTTATGGCCCTATCTCATCCGTTTGTAGAAATAGACTAGAAATGTATTGTATATAGTGCTCAGCCCATTGTGCTGCCATACCGGCCCTCTGAATTTTCTGAAGTTAATAAGTTGTGTTTATGTAGAAATACACAAAAACCTGTTGGTATATGTAGAGAGAATATACAGGGAAGAAAGAGGTACCTCTAGCCCGTGTAAGTAGGTTGGGCTATAGCAATGTAGTGTGTCGACGTCCCGTAGTGTTTGGAGTAGCCTTTCATCCATCAACCAGAGTAATTGACATGAGCAATGCCAGTTATTGCCTTGCAAATATATCTTGCCATCTGCGCACagaatatgtatacaatatttctCTTTTAAAGAAAGCTCACTAGTATATATTGGCTAGTCACTCGCTTACCCTGCATTGCTCAAGTCTCTAAAATAACTAGACGTTAGACAACTCTGCATAATTTGTGTTAATACCTTTGGATATATTAAATTGATATTTTCAGATATCATTATTACATCGATATCTTCAGATATATTACATTGATATCTTCAGATATATTACATTGATATTTTCagatatattaaattttatagaATAGTTCAAATCATATTGAAGTAAGCTCAATCACTTGAATGGTTGCATAAGTTAAACCTTCAATTATTACAGATTAAATTACAGATGAAAAggcaaatatttcaaatttgacTAATCACCTTGAGTAAGTGAGCTCATCATGGAAACTGAGATGGTGTGTAGATGATTATAGCGCAAGTCAAGTACATCAAGGGCAGCGGGTATCCCCCTGGTTGGTTCAACGCGCTCAACAATATTATACGATAAATTGAGATACCGAAGACTTGCCATTTCTTTGAAGAAATCCATATCAATTCTATGTAGGAAGTTTTGAGctagttggagttgtcttatttcGATGAGCCTTTCAAATGTGCCGGTCTGAAAAGATGAGATGGAATTGTTCCTGAGATTCAAGTCCATTAGTCTGGTTAAACCATCAAATAGTCTTGGCTGTATCATACTCAAGTTGTTTGAAGCTATGTCTAGCTTGACCAATGATGGAAGAGAATGAAAGAGACTCGGTGGTAAATAGTTCAATTCATTATACGCCAAGTCAGCCGTAATTAGTTGAGGGCACTGCCTAAAAGCGGCATCAGAAATGAACTGAATGTGATTATTGCTGACTCCCAAATATTTAAGAAATGGCGTACCAACTAACACGTCATCTCGAATGTAACTCAGCCTGTTGTAGTCGAGAAACAACCACGCCAACCTTGACACACTAGACACCGATAATACCACAAATGCGTCGTCTTCAACATCTTCGATCAGGTTATGGTCGAGATGCAGCACTTGTATCTTTCCCGTGTTTTGGAATGTTTGGGCTTTGATGACTTGAATCTTGTTGTGGGATAGATGTAAGCTTTCTATATTTGGTAAAGCCTTCAAGCTTCTCATGTAACTGATGTCTGATATGCTGTTGTGGCTCATGTCTAACAGTGTCAGAGAGGAAAGGCCGGTAAAGGTATCTTCTCTAAGGAATGTTATAACGTTGTTCGCCAAGTGTAGTTTCTCAAGCTGCCTTAGCATGGCGAAGGAATTGTCTTCAATCACTCCGAGTTGATTTCTGTTTAGATTCAACACTTTCAAACTGTGCAAACCTTCAAACGCTACAGGGTCAATGCTGCTGATTTGGTTACCTGACAGATCCAGATGCTCGAGGTTACGCAGGTCTATAAAACTGTTATCTCTTAGCATTGTAATTAAGTTGTTGGCTATATTCAGCCATATCAAAGTTGATGCTCGGTAAAACCATGTATGTGAAATCGTTTTTAGCCTGTTTGATGCAAGATTTAGCTTTTGCAGCCGAGTAATGTGCGTAAACATTTCTCCGCTGATATATTGTAGAGAATTGTTAGATATATCCAGCTCTTCAAGCATCAGTGTGTTTGCAAAAAGATCGTTTGTTAGCTCTTCAATGTTATTACTGTTAAGAATAATTGTTTTAAGCTGAAGAAGTGGAGCGGCTGACAGTTTGGAAAGAAATGAAAGTTGATTCTTTGACAAGTCTAGTCTCTTTAGGTTGAATAGACCTGCAATAAAACTAGTTTATAAATACATTCAACTACAATTAAATCTTTTAGGAAATATTATACATTACCAGAATTTTTAATATCTAAAGTGATATAAACTAACATTACAGATGTCCCGAGAACTCTAAAATATTACAACTCATGCGGTCAGTGATTCTTTACTGTGAAGCTTTTGTGGTTGGGTATTTTTTATCAACCAAGTATAACTTGGTTCAAATAATCAGTGAATTAATGGATGCAGTGGTAAATATCCTGCATCCACAACCACTTATAGTCTTATACCAACTGCTATTGGAATGGCAGACTTTCAACCTTATATAATAGTACAAATGATGGAAGTCAATTGCTGATTATAAAAAAGATGATAGAAGCGAAATTAATAAGTTTTgcattttttcacattttttatgCATTTGACAGGAAGCCATCAAATGTGGTCTGAATTAATATATTTACAGTCCTTATTTTTCAAAGGTTTATAGTTGAAAAACGGCAATTGTTCACCAAGTGTGGTCTGGAACTTATGTGGAATTTAAACTGTGTGTTTCTTTTTGCAAATCTCTCAAGtattcataaaatattactACCAGTCCTACAAGAGATGCTCAGTGGCAAGCCAGCTACCAAATCCTTAgccacaaattaaaaattatcacACTGATATTGttacttttttttcatttgctcaaaattttatttttcaatcgTGATTATAAACTAGCGCTGGCATGCAGTCGTCGGCATGCGGTCGTCGGCATGTGGTCATCGACATACGGTCGTCGGCATGTGGTCATCGGCATGTGGTCATCGGCCGTCGGCATGCGGTCGTCGGCATGCGGTCATCGGCATGCGGTCGTCGGCATGCAGTCGTCGTCATAACTGCCTTATAAACTAAAAAGCAAGAGTACAGCATATGTAAATTTGCCTGCATTTATATGTTTATGCGTAGTATTAGTAAATACGGACATTCACAAATATTTACATTGTATAGGCAGTAATTGTAGgcaataacttttttataatttaatatgtaATCAGAACATCTGACCAATTTGATGTCTTGTAGGTATTACCACCTTTACCGTTTATAGGGTTCAGCAGACACACAGGGCTGAATTGATTGTCTCATTTTACAGCCGGCCGACTAGCTTCTGCGTAATTTAGTGTAATAGTTTATAGATTAGTGTCTCAGCAGGACCTGGCCTAAGAAGATAAGCGTATCCTCTGCCAGACTTATCATTTTATTTCCTCCGCTACGTCGCCACGGCTACACACGAGTCTGATACTCTACAGTCTACACATACCCCAGCTCAGCTAACATAACTAGGAAATACTAGTGTATGGTCATTATCAGTTTACAGAGAATAACAGTCTTAGAATAGCAATAGTTGGGTAGTATAGTCCCAGTCCCCTACTCGCAGAGCATTGCAACGTCTAAAGGTGTTCTTAGTTATTTACTACCTTTTATATGCATTAAAATGAAACTCTTCA
The genomic region above belongs to Watersipora subatra chromosome 1, tzWatSuba1.1, whole genome shotgun sequence and contains:
- the LOC137410655 gene encoding uncharacterized protein, coding for MPIGPLPAMPKLLCDQIPQHNTTYRGKRLLINWHARLIEQDTETVLCTGVRLDEKWVTLRASCIQGKTIQKSQHKYKVAIGHLDGDVGEQLRSISKVVIHPEFERRNKRRYDIALIKLAGAPEAAELYSSFPCIVSEIDLTRTIKEFKVGMITYGRGKEWLDVTSKKIKLAPKLCSSGKYICSRFVKKSPSTQTITDAPIYVRLGIRDTDWGLAGLTTAEWRRTRSGNSIIHKHTPLYSYINWFDYVMGKEDKFYS
- the LOC137385731 gene encoding insulin-like growth factor-binding protein complex acid labile subunit, translated to MFTHITRLQKLNLASNRLKTISHTWFYRASTLIWLNIANNLITMLRDNSFIDLRNLEHLDLSGNQISSIDPVAFEGLHSLKVLNLNRNQLGVIEDNSFAMLRQLEKLHLANNVITFLREDTFTGLSSLTLLDMSHNSISDISYMRSLKALPNIESLHLSHNKIQVIKAQTFQNTGKIQVLHLDHNLIEDVEDDAFVVLSVSSVSRLAWLFLDYNRLSYIRDDVLVGTPFLKYLGVSNNHIQFISDAAFRQCPQLITADLAYNELNYLPPSLFHSLPSLVKLDIASNNLSMIQPRLFDGLTRLMDLNLRNNSISSFQTGTFERLIEIRQLQLAQNFLHRIDMDFFKEMASLRYLNLSYNIVERVEPTRGIPAALDVLDLRYNHLHTISVSMMSSLTQDGKIYLQGNNWHCSCQLLWLMDERLLQTLRDVDTLHCYSPTYLHGLEKIQRAGMAAQWAEHYIQYISSLFLQTDEIGP